From Podospora bellae-mahoneyi strain CBS 112042 chromosome 3, whole genome shotgun sequence, the proteins below share one genomic window:
- the YRA1_2 gene encoding RNA-binding RNA annealing protein (COG:A; EggNog:ENOG503NXQF) has product MGKLDQSLDEILSSQRKNSQGRRRSQRRSVGAKPAAAPAGGIQKTTKPARTASKPASGKGAGLTGESKIMVSNLPKDVSEAQIKVCYYQ; this is encoded by the exons ATGGGCAAACTCGATCAGTCTCTGGATGAGATCCTCTCCAGCCAGCGCAAGAATAGCCAGGGCCGTCGCCGCTCCCAGCGTCGCTCTGTTGGCGCCAAGCCTGCCGCTGCCCCCGCCGGTGGCATCCAGAAAACCACCAAGCCTGCCCGGACTGCATCCAAGCCTGCTTCCGGCAAAGGTGCCGGTTTGACCGGTGAGAGCAAGATCATGGTCAGCAACCTG CCCAAGGATGTTTCCGAAGCGCAGATCAAGGTATGTTACTACCAGTGA
- the TMA46 gene encoding Translation machinery-associated protein 46 (EggNog:ENOG503NUR0; BUSCO:EOG09264DJ8; COG:S), whose amino-acid sequence MPPKKDQKGGGKKVDAKKIVEDKTFGMKNKKGSAAQKTIAHLQSSMRSAGSAEQKKKEAEKAAREREKKAAEDAKREAELLLNKPAQIQKVPFGVDPKTVLCIFFKKGNCEKGKKCKFSHDLEVERKVEKKNLYTDTREDEDKKKQETSADWDEEKLRSVVLSKKGNQRTTTDKVCKFFISAIEDGKYGWFWVCPNGGDKCMYKHALPPGFVLKTKEQRAAEKALLDKSPLKTLTIEEFLESERHKLTGTLTPVTPETFAKWKKERLDKKAAEEALRKAKEATGRALFESGNWRTMDDDDEPEEDDAAWNLEKLRQETEALRIKKEEERLAQLHGIPLPATEATAETGPSEPGT is encoded by the exons ATGCCTCCGAAGAAGGATCAGAAGGGCGGCGGGAAGAAGGTGGACGCCAAGAAGATTGTCGAGGACAAGACCTTTGGcatgaagaacaagaagggTTCTGCCGCTCAGAAGACGATTGCCCATCTCCAATCGTCCATGAGATCAGCTGGTAGTGctgagcagaagaagaaggaggccgagaaggctgCCCGTGAGcgtgagaagaaggccgctgAGGACGCGAAGAGGGAGGCCGAGCTGCTCCTCAATAAGCCAGCCCAGATTCAAAAGGTTCCTTTTGGTGTCGATCCCAAGACGGTGCTGTGCATTTTCTTCAAGAAGGGCAACTGTGAAAAGGGCAAGAAGTGCAAGTTCTCGCACGACCTAGAGGTGGAACGAAAggtggaaaagaagaatCTATACACCGATACTagagaagacgaggacaagaagaagcaggaaaCATCGGCCGATTGGGACGAAGAGAAGCTTCGTTCCGTCGTTTTGTCAAAGAAGGGCAACCagcgcaccaccaccgacaagGTGTGCAAGTTCTTCATTTCAGCCATCGAGGACGGCAAGTACGGTTGGTTCTGGGTCTGCCCGAACGGCGGTGACAAGTGCATGTACAAGCATGCCCTTCCACCTGG ATTCGTCCTTAAGACCAAGGAGCAGCGTGCGGCGGAGAAGGCTTTGCTCGACAAGTCGCCACTCAAGACGCTCACCATCGAAGAGTTCCTCGAGTCCGAAAGACACAAGCTCACCGGCACCCTCACACCTGTCACCCCCGAGACGTTCGccaagtggaagaaggagcgcttggacaagaaggcggccgaggaggctctcaggaaggccaaggaagccACTGGTCGTGCGCTGTTCGAAAGTGGCAACTGGCGGACAatggacgacgacgacgagccagaagaagacgatgCTGCATGGAACTTGGAGAAGCTCCGCCAGGAGACGGAGGCGCTCAGgatcaagaaggaagaggaacgGTTGGCTCAGCTCCACGGC
- a CDS encoding hypothetical protein (EggNog:ENOG503P8QR; COG:I) — protein sequence MITDSELYSLAIFLGSAAMVLIIIYHFFEVNAKDQLPVNAKGPASKLK from the coding sequence ATGATTACCGACAGCGAGCTTTACAGCCTTGCCATCTTCCTTGGCTCGGCAGCCATGGTTCTGATTATCATCTACCATTTCTTCGAGGTCAATGCCAAAGATCAGCTGCCAGTAAACGCAAAGGGTCCGGCCAGCAAACTGAAATGA